Proteins from one Dysgonomonas sp. HDW5A genomic window:
- a CDS encoding YbbR-like domain-containing protein: MSNAANKIWQEVRFFLRKISWKKILTFSFFVIIAAFLWFMQIYNQYFETSIIVPIKYISVPDSIIFQDSLPSQISLRIKDNGFSMFKYYFKKRDTLRLDVSAIINSSSSKVLQGSTFDMYVRKALPTSTQILNYDPVRISFNYAILEYKKVPLIFDGQINLSPGYFLNSDIKIIPDSVMAYAAKPDLDKLMFAYTVNDTISGLNSDKRISFKLASVKGIRFVPEVVSIDVPVEAYTQKNVEIAVECLNLPENLNVKFFPSKVKLSFFVGVSEVDSIKIKDFSVAIDYDGIKESKQVSVPVRITSSPSYVRNLTISPPNVEFIFEYKNTKVQ; the protein is encoded by the coding sequence ATGAGCAATGCTGCAAATAAAATATGGCAAGAAGTCAGATTTTTTTTAAGAAAAATATCTTGGAAAAAAATTCTGACTTTTTCTTTTTTTGTCATTATAGCTGCATTCCTTTGGTTTATGCAGATTTATAACCAATATTTCGAAACATCTATTATTGTTCCGATCAAATACATATCGGTACCCGATAGTATCATTTTTCAGGATTCTTTACCTTCACAGATCAGTTTGAGGATAAAAGATAATGGATTTAGTATGTTTAAATACTATTTCAAAAAAAGAGATACTTTACGATTAGATGTTTCTGCTATTATCAATAGCAGTTCCAGTAAAGTTTTACAAGGTAGTACATTTGATATGTATGTTCGTAAAGCATTACCGACTTCTACCCAAATACTCAATTACGATCCTGTACGCATATCGTTTAATTATGCAATCCTTGAATATAAAAAAGTACCTCTTATTTTTGATGGGCAGATAAATCTATCTCCCGGATACTTTCTAAACAGTGATATCAAAATTATTCCGGATAGTGTGATGGCTTATGCAGCAAAGCCCGATTTGGATAAACTGATGTTTGCTTACACTGTAAATGATACTATAAGCGGACTTAATTCAGATAAAAGGATTTCATTCAAACTTGCTTCAGTAAAAGGTATACGATTTGTACCCGAAGTAGTAAGTATAGATGTTCCAGTAGAAGCATATACTCAGAAAAATGTAGAAATAGCAGTAGAATGTCTAAATCTTCCGGAAAATTTGAATGTGAAATTTTTTCCTTCTAAAGTAAAACTTTCATTTTTCGTAGGAGTTTCGGAAGTTGACTCTATAAAAATTAAAGATTTTTCTGTTGCAATTGATTATGATGGAATAAAAGAGTCTAAGCAAGTTTCTGTTCCTGTGCGTATTACTTCCAGTCCTAGTTATGTGAGAAACCTAACCATTTCTCCACCAAACGTTGAATTTATTTTTGAATATAAAAATACAAAAGTTCAATGA
- a CDS encoding NAD(P)-dependent oxidoreductase, producing the protein MLKQKIAITGAAGNLGNLLAYGLQKKDVELNLLIHNKKISDDLSSQQNVSIFKTDLADEGSLFDALKDVDTIVHFAGVLFKANPEKFLSETNTRYFNNLLNVAVKQQVKKVILISFPHVEGETFPHKPADGTLDGNPISAHAQTRLEEEKLLFKYAEQYKFTPVSLRVGMVYGKNILMIDAAQWFARHYLLGVWKQPTYIHLISKDDFVNATIAAAIKPNIHGIYHIGDEGIQTLQQFLDDITTYKGNHKPWRMPLWIIMFAARSFELYSSLSGKISPLTRDFIKIGRISYYGNTERMRKELLPTLKYKTYKEGITLFE; encoded by the coding sequence ATGCTAAAACAAAAAATCGCAATCACGGGAGCAGCCGGCAATTTGGGAAACCTATTAGCTTATGGTTTGCAAAAGAAAGACGTAGAATTAAATCTTTTAATTCACAATAAAAAAATATCAGATGATCTCTCTTCTCAACAGAATGTATCCATCTTCAAAACGGATCTTGCTGATGAAGGTAGTTTATTCGATGCTTTAAAAGATGTAGATACAATCGTTCATTTTGCAGGTGTATTATTCAAGGCCAATCCCGAAAAATTTCTTTCAGAAACCAATACCCGGTATTTCAACAATCTATTAAATGTTGCAGTAAAGCAACAAGTTAAAAAAGTTATTCTTATTAGCTTTCCCCATGTCGAAGGCGAAACCTTTCCTCATAAGCCTGCAGACGGTACTTTGGATGGTAATCCCATATCTGCACATGCCCAAACCAGACTCGAAGAAGAAAAACTACTGTTTAAATACGCAGAGCAATATAAATTCACACCCGTATCATTAAGAGTCGGGATGGTATACGGAAAAAATATATTGATGATTGATGCAGCTCAGTGGTTTGCCCGTCATTACTTGCTAGGCGTATGGAAACAACCTACCTATATTCACCTTATATCCAAAGATGATTTTGTTAATGCTACAATAGCTGCTGCAATAAAGCCCAACATTCACGGTATATATCATATTGGAGACGAAGGCATTCAAACATTACAGCAATTTCTAGATGATATAACGACCTACAAAGGAAACCACAAGCCTTGGCGTATGCCTCTTTGGATAATTATGTTTGCAGCACGCTCATTCGAACTCTATTCCTCTTTATCAGGAAAGATAAGTCCACTCACTCGTGACTTTATAAAGATCGGTCGAATATCGTATTACGGCAATACTGAGCGAATGAGAAAAGAACTACTCCCTACACTTAAATATAAAACATATAAGGAAGGGATAACTTTGTTTGAGTAG
- a CDS encoding metal ABC transporter ATP-binding protein, whose product MTNKILELKNITVGYESNRPILNDVNLNVYQNDFLGIIGPNGGGKTTLLKTMLGLIKPTTGDIVFYKKDQAVNRLNIGYLPQINQIDKKFPISVFDVILSGLTAKRKFFTYFTNEQKEQAKNVAHRMGLENLINRPIGNLSGGQLQRTLLGRAIVDNPDLLILDEPNSYVDKRFETNFYKILEEVNLNTAIIIVSHDVGTVISLVKNIACVNEGLHYHAGSNVSSEWLEQTYTSCPIEIVGHGDFPHRVLEKHDGCKCCDSNTPN is encoded by the coding sequence ATGACTAACAAAATTCTAGAATTAAAAAATATAACTGTTGGATACGAATCCAATAGGCCAATACTCAATGATGTTAACCTGAATGTATATCAGAATGACTTTCTTGGAATTATTGGTCCCAATGGTGGTGGTAAAACAACTCTGTTAAAAACGATGCTTGGACTTATTAAACCAACTACCGGAGATATTGTATTTTATAAAAAAGATCAAGCTGTCAATCGCCTCAACATAGGTTATCTACCTCAAATCAATCAGATAGATAAAAAATTCCCTATTTCTGTTTTTGATGTAATTTTATCCGGTCTTACAGCCAAACGTAAATTCTTCACTTATTTTACAAATGAGCAAAAAGAGCAGGCTAAAAACGTCGCTCATAGAATGGGGTTAGAAAATCTGATCAATAGACCCATAGGAAATTTATCCGGAGGACAGCTTCAGCGAACTTTATTAGGTAGAGCTATTGTTGATAACCCTGATCTATTAATCCTTGACGAGCCAAACTCATATGTCGATAAACGATTCGAGACAAATTTCTATAAGATTTTGGAGGAAGTAAATCTAAACACAGCGATTATTATAGTTTCCCATGATGTAGGAACAGTAATTTCTTTAGTGAAAAATATAGCCTGTGTTAATGAAGGACTGCATTACCACGCAGGATCGAATGTTTCTAGTGAGTGGCTTGAACAAACATATACCTCATGCCCCATCGAAATAGTGGGTCATGGAGATTTTCCTCATCGTGTACTTGAAAAACATGATGGTTGTAAATGTTGTGATAGCAATACTCCAAATTGA
- a CDS encoding HAD family hydrolase, producing MSSINYDLNKIKAFIFDVDGVLSPDSIPMSPEGEPMRMVNIKDGYALNLACKSGYGLAIITGGDTEAVRLRFSRLGIEHIYMKSSIKINDFNDYLSQTGYKPEEIIYVGDDLPDYHVMKEVGLPVAPADAAPEIRGIAKYISHKKGGEGVARDVIEQVMKTHGTWMNDKAFGW from the coding sequence AATAAAAGCATTTATTTTCGATGTTGATGGAGTGTTATCTCCGGATAGCATACCTATGTCTCCCGAAGGAGAGCCAATGCGCATGGTAAATATTAAGGATGGTTACGCCCTTAATCTAGCTTGTAAATCGGGTTACGGCTTAGCAATTATTACCGGTGGTGACACAGAGGCTGTAAGGTTGCGTTTTTCCAGATTAGGTATTGAACATATATATATGAAATCATCCATAAAAATCAATGATTTCAATGATTATTTATCCCAAACCGGTTATAAACCGGAGGAAATTATTTATGTGGGAGACGATCTGCCAGATTACCATGTAATGAAAGAAGTTGGCCTCCCGGTTGCTCCCGCAGATGCTGCACCTGAAATCAGAGGTATTGCGAAATATATATCGCATAAAAAAGGTGGTGAAGGAGTTGCCCGTGATGTTATAGAGCAGGTTATGAAAACACATGGTACTTGGATGAATGATAAAGCATTCGGTTGGTAA
- a CDS encoding metal ABC transporter solute-binding protein, Zn/Mn family: MKYIIYTLSLLLVTLLGCKPPHTNTENALSVSIEPQKYFLEAIVGNKYTVNTAIPSGSNPESYDPSPSQMVNIGKSKMFFKVGNLGFENTWLNNISINNPDLQIVDCSVGIPIIMDDHGHAGHSHEGSDPHIWSSPSTALIISKNMYNSIVGLDPKHTDYYLERYKDLEKVILTTDSTIQSYLSEAPSKSFIIFHPALSYFADQYGLNQYSIEVDGKTPTPQQMSNLIQEAKKDNVKVIFVQEEYDQKNAEPIAKELGAEIVSINPLSYSWNEELIKIAKAIAQKHD; the protein is encoded by the coding sequence ATGAAATATATAATTTATACACTCAGCTTATTACTTGTTACCCTATTAGGGTGCAAACCTCCACATACTAATACAGAGAATGCATTATCTGTATCTATTGAACCTCAAAAATACTTTTTAGAGGCAATTGTTGGAAATAAGTATACAGTAAATACAGCTATACCATCCGGATCTAATCCCGAATCTTATGATCCATCCCCCTCTCAAATGGTAAATATTGGAAAAAGTAAGATGTTTTTTAAAGTTGGCAATCTAGGATTCGAGAATACATGGCTTAATAATATAAGTATTAATAATCCTGATTTACAAATAGTAGATTGTTCTGTCGGAATACCTATAATTATGGATGATCATGGACATGCCGGGCATAGTCATGAAGGCAGTGATCCTCATATATGGAGCTCACCCTCAACAGCCCTTATAATCTCAAAAAATATGTATAATTCGATCGTTGGTTTAGACCCTAAACATACCGATTATTATCTGGAGAGGTACAAGGATCTTGAAAAAGTAATACTTACGACAGACAGTACAATTCAATCCTATTTATCGGAAGCACCTAGTAAATCTTTCATAATTTTTCATCCCGCATTAAGTTACTTTGCTGATCAATATGGTTTAAATCAGTATAGTATCGAGGTTGATGGCAAGACACCTACACCTCAGCAAATGTCTAATCTCATTCAAGAGGCAAAAAAAGACAATGTAAAAGTAATATTTGTACAAGAGGAGTATGATCAAAAGAATGCCGAACCTATAGCTAAAGAATTAGGAGCTGAAATTGTATCTATTAATCCACTCTCTTATTCTTGGAATGAAGAACTGATAAAAATAGCAAAAGCTATTGCACAAAAACATGACTAA
- the nusB gene encoding transcription antitermination factor NusB, translating into MINRVLIRIRVIQVLYSTYINESGDLKKAETELMFSLQKSYDLYYYLLALLIEITDTHTRRLEARKGKLLPTDEDINPNTKLSDNLFIKQLKDNTQYNKYIADRPQSWEDHENYVRSLLEKILNSDIYTEYLENEVSDFDTDREFWRKVFKTFIYCDEELDDILEDDSLFWNDDIEIVQSFVIKTIKKLDAEKGSNQALLPMFKDEEDRQFAIKLLRETMFNVKMARELINKYAKNWESERIAFMDMIIMQTAVSELLAFPSVPINVTMNEYINIAKSYSTHKSSSFINGILDSVVTELKSENKLLKK; encoded by the coding sequence ATGATCAATCGCGTTCTTATTCGTATTCGGGTTATACAAGTATTGTACTCTACCTATATTAATGAAAGTGGAGACCTAAAAAAAGCAGAAACCGAACTCATGTTCAGTCTTCAAAAGTCATACGACTTGTACTATTATCTATTGGCTCTTCTCATTGAAATTACCGACACTCATACCAGACGTCTCGAAGCTCGTAAAGGTAAACTATTACCAACTGACGAAGATATTAATCCAAACACCAAATTGTCAGATAATCTATTTATCAAACAATTAAAAGATAATACACAATATAATAAATATATTGCAGACAGGCCTCAATCGTGGGAAGATCACGAAAACTACGTCAGAAGTTTGCTCGAAAAGATTTTAAACTCTGATATTTATACCGAATATCTGGAAAACGAAGTTTCTGACTTTGATACAGATCGTGAATTTTGGAGAAAGGTTTTCAAAACATTTATATATTGTGATGAAGAACTTGATGATATCTTGGAAGATGATAGCCTTTTCTGGAATGATGATATTGAAATCGTACAATCATTCGTGATTAAAACAATAAAAAAACTAGACGCTGAAAAAGGTTCGAATCAAGCGTTACTTCCTATGTTTAAAGATGAAGAAGATCGTCAATTTGCTATTAAACTTCTAAGAGAGACGATGTTTAATGTGAAAATGGCTCGCGAACTTATCAATAAATATGCAAAAAACTGGGAGTCCGAACGAATTGCTTTTATGGATATGATTATCATGCAAACAGCAGTATCTGAACTTTTAGCCTTTCCGTCTGTTCCTATCAATGTTACAATGAATGAATATATAAATATCGCTAAATCATATAGTACACATAAAAGTTCTTCTTTTATAAATGGTATCTTAGATTCAGTCGTAACAGAACTAAAGAGCGAAAATAAATTATTAAAAAAATAA
- a CDS encoding CD225/dispanin family protein, translated as MENKSFTQNPNFNFNAPLDENRPPKPNNNLPLAIVGTIVGICSPCCIGLILGIVAIIFSNQVDTKYNYGDYLGAESSAKNTKILAFISIGLFALNLVWMIVQFASLGADGYLEQYQQIIEQISNQ; from the coding sequence ATGGAAAATAAATCATTCACACAAAATCCAAACTTTAATTTCAACGCACCTTTGGATGAAAACAGACCTCCTAAACCGAACAATAATCTGCCTTTGGCTATAGTTGGGACAATTGTAGGTATATGCAGCCCTTGTTGCATTGGCCTTATACTTGGTATTGTTGCAATTATATTTTCGAATCAGGTTGATACCAAATATAATTATGGCGACTATCTTGGAGCCGAATCATCAGCTAAAAATACTAAAATATTGGCTTTCATATCAATCGGCTTATTCGCATTGAATTTGGTCTGGATGATTGTACAATTTGCATCTTTAGGAGCAGATGGATATTTAGAGCAATATCAACAAATAATAGAGCAAATATCTAATCAATAA
- the coaE gene encoding dephospho-CoA kinase (Dephospho-CoA kinase (CoaE) performs the final step in coenzyme A biosynthesis.), translating into MIRLGITGGIGSGKSTVTNIIKLLDIPVYIADIESKKLTESSPVIREKLTKAFGNNLYNGDKLNKQLLASYIFNDKHKLAIANSIIHPEVDKHFCEWLKKYQHHHIVALEAAILYESGMERLTDKVIIVYTPLEDRIQRTMLRDNTTREKVLERINSQLSDDEKLKRADYVVYNDETKSLIQQSIKIIENIK; encoded by the coding sequence ATGATTAGGCTAGGCATAACAGGAGGCATAGGCAGTGGTAAATCAACTGTTACTAATATCATTAAGCTATTAGATATACCCGTCTATATAGCCGATATCGAGAGTAAAAAACTGACAGAATCATCGCCTGTTATTAGAGAAAAACTAACCAAAGCCTTTGGTAATAACTTATATAACGGCGATAAACTAAATAAACAATTATTAGCTTCATATATTTTCAATGATAAACACAAGCTCGCAATAGCTAATTCAATTATTCATCCTGAAGTTGATAAGCACTTTTGCGAATGGCTAAAAAAATACCAACATCATCATATAGTTGCTCTTGAAGCTGCTATTCTTTATGAATCGGGTATGGAAAGATTAACTGATAAGGTTATAATAGTATACACCCCATTAGAAGACCGTATACAACGCACCATGCTACGAGATAATACCACCAGAGAAAAGGTTCTGGAAAGAATAAATAGCCAATTATCAGATGATGAAAAACTAAAACGTGCGGATTACGTTGTATACAACGATGAAACAAAATCGCTGATACAACAATCTATAAAAATAATTGAAAATATAAAATGA
- the yajC gene encoding preprotein translocase subunit YajC, with the protein MNSLVVFLQAAEGPAGGAWGTIAMFGLIIVVFYFFMIRPQQKKQKAVQEARQAMKVGDKVITAGGVHGRIKEIGETYFIVEIAESVRIKIDKASVFAVSEEAPKA; encoded by the coding sequence ATGAATTCATTAGTAGTATTCTTACAAGCGGCAGAAGGGCCGGCCGGAGGAGCATGGGGAACAATCGCTATGTTTGGTCTTATTATTGTGGTATTCTATTTCTTTATGATACGTCCACAACAAAAGAAACAAAAAGCCGTACAAGAAGCTCGCCAAGCAATGAAAGTTGGTGATAAAGTTATTACTGCCGGAGGAGTACATGGTAGAATCAAAGAAATAGGCGAAACTTATTTTATTGTTGAGATTGCGGAAAGCGTAAGAATCAAAATAGATAAAGCTTCGGTATTTGCAGTTTCAGAAGAAGCACCTAAAGCTTAA
- a CDS encoding GH25 family lysozyme, producing MSRKIIIYSSVALAIILISFMGIRYAYNLGYIRLNYPSPDLYPVHGIDVSHHQLKIDWDKLDKNKVQFAFIKATEGGDFKDTQFEKNWAQAKQLNIPRAAYHFFTFCRDGKEQAYNFIESVPKDSTNLPPIIDLEFAGNCSPQNYRENIIHEIALYIQTIEDYYGKKVLIYTTEEFYLKYLIKHFESNPIWIRDIQTTPQLDNNRKWLFWQYADKGRLEGIETLVDLNVFHGTKEEFDKLLRSSSIAD from the coding sequence ATGAGTAGAAAAATCATTATATATTCTTCTGTTGCCCTAGCTATAATTCTCATCAGTTTTATGGGTATAAGATATGCTTATAATCTCGGATATATAAGACTAAATTATCCCTCACCAGATCTATATCCCGTACATGGTATTGATGTTTCACATCATCAACTAAAAATAGATTGGGATAAATTAGATAAAAATAAAGTGCAGTTTGCTTTTATTAAAGCTACAGAAGGTGGTGACTTTAAAGACACACAATTCGAGAAAAATTGGGCACAGGCAAAACAGCTAAACATCCCCAGAGCGGCTTATCACTTTTTCACTTTTTGCAGAGATGGCAAAGAGCAGGCTTATAATTTTATAGAATCAGTACCTAAAGACAGTACAAACTTACCTCCTATCATAGACTTGGAATTTGCCGGTAATTGCAGTCCTCAGAACTACAGAGAAAATATCATCCACGAAATAGCTCTTTATATACAAACTATTGAAGATTACTATGGGAAAAAGGTTCTCATATATACTACTGAGGAGTTTTACCTGAAATATCTGATAAAACACTTTGAGAGCAATCCGATATGGATTAGAGATATACAAACCACGCCCCAATTAGATAATAATAGAAAATGGTTGTTTTGGCAATATGCCGACAAAGGTCGACTTGAGGGTATAGAAACCTTAGTTGATTTAAACGTATTCCACGGAACAAAAGAAGAATTTGATAAACTACTCCGTAGTTCTTCTATTGCAGATTAA
- a CDS encoding DUF2752 domain-containing protein yields MRKLIVIFLSIIFPIIIIGLYYFYNESDSGWSMQCTFHQVTGLQCPGCGGQRALHYLLHGEFITALRYNALFVIFTPIFVYLYIILVEVYGLKKQLYLNSFLFSGKFGWVVLITAVSFFILRNIPYSPFILLSPPF; encoded by the coding sequence ATGAGAAAACTGATTGTTATATTCTTATCTATAATCTTTCCGATTATCATTATTGGTCTATATTATTTCTATAATGAATCTGATAGTGGATGGAGTATGCAATGTACTTTCCATCAGGTAACAGGATTACAATGTCCTGGGTGTGGAGGTCAGCGAGCTTTACATTATCTATTGCATGGTGAATTTATTACAGCTTTGAGATATAATGCTCTTTTTGTGATTTTTACACCAATCTTCGTTTATCTTTACATTATTCTGGTTGAAGTATATGGCCTTAAAAAACAATTGTACTTAAATAGTTTTTTGTTTTCCGGTAAATTTGGGTGGGTAGTTTTAATCACGGCTGTGTCTTTCTTTATATTGCGCAATATACCTTATTCGCCTTTCATATTACTATCGCCACCTTTTTAA
- a CDS encoding AIR synthase-related protein → MSDQRYNQRGVSASKEDVHNAIKNIDKGLYPHAFCKIIPDILGGDPEYCNIMHADGAGTKSSLAYVYWKETGDLSVWRGIAQDALIMNIDDLLCVGATDNILLSSTIGRNKMLIPGEVISAIINATNDLCIELSDLGVNIYPTGGETADVGDLVRTIIVDSTVTCRMKRSDVISNDKIQAGDVIVGLSSSGQATYETEYNGGMGSNGLTSARHDVFANYLAQKYPESYDASIPSDLAYSGGKKLTDTISDVSLDAGKLVLSPTRTYAPVIKQILEQLRPQIHGMVHCSGGAQTKVLHFVDKVKIIKDNMFPVPPLFKLIHEQSGTSWQEMYKVFNMGHRMEVYVSPEYAQTIINISKSFNIDAQIVGRVEESSKTELVIESEFGKFIY, encoded by the coding sequence ATGAGCGACCAAAGATATAATCAAAGAGGTGTATCTGCATCCAAAGAAGATGTCCATAATGCAATAAAAAACATAGATAAAGGATTATATCCCCACGCTTTCTGTAAAATAATTCCTGATATATTGGGGGGAGATCCGGAGTATTGTAATATAATGCATGCTGACGGAGCAGGAACTAAGTCGTCTCTGGCATATGTATATTGGAAAGAAACTGGTGATTTATCGGTATGGAGAGGTATAGCACAAGATGCCTTGATTATGAATATTGATGATTTACTTTGTGTCGGAGCTACTGATAATATCTTATTATCGTCAACTATCGGACGTAATAAGATGCTTATTCCGGGAGAGGTTATCTCTGCGATAATTAATGCAACAAACGATCTGTGTATCGAATTATCAGACTTAGGAGTGAATATTTATCCTACAGGTGGAGAAACTGCTGATGTGGGGGACTTGGTACGCACTATAATAGTTGATAGTACAGTTACTTGCCGAATGAAGCGTTCTGATGTTATATCTAATGATAAAATTCAAGCAGGAGATGTGATTGTTGGACTGTCTTCTTCAGGACAAGCTACTTACGAAACTGAATATAATGGGGGAATGGGTAGTAATGGTTTAACATCGGCACGTCATGATGTATTTGCTAATTATTTGGCCCAGAAATATCCTGAAAGTTATGATGCTTCTATTCCTTCGGATTTAGCTTATTCGGGTGGTAAAAAGTTGACTGATACTATTTCTGATGTTTCCCTAGATGCAGGAAAATTAGTTCTTTCACCTACACGTACTTATGCACCTGTCATTAAGCAGATCCTAGAACAGTTACGCCCTCAAATTCATGGTATGGTGCATTGCTCAGGGGGTGCTCAAACTAAAGTTTTGCATTTTGTAGATAAGGTAAAAATAATAAAAGATAATATGTTTCCGGTGCCACCATTATTTAAGCTTATACATGAGCAGTCGGGTACAAGTTGGCAGGAGATGTATAAAGTCTTTAATATGGGGCATAGAATGGAAGTATATGTTTCTCCGGAATATGCACAAACAATAATTAATATTTCCAAGTCGTTTAATATTGATGCTCAGATAGTCGGTAGGGTAGAAGAGTCTTCAAAAACAGAGCTTGTGATTGAAAGTGAATTTGGAAAATTTATATATTGA
- a CDS encoding M48 family metallopeptidase, producing the protein MMKNIFLYSIAILFLALSSCSSVPLTGRKQVLLVSDQEVLTLSLQEYGEFMKTAPKSTDKANTALVNKVGRNIANAVETYLKANGMESMLSEYAWEFNLVKSPEVNAFCMPGGKIVVYEGILPITKDETGLAVVLGHEVAHAVAKHANERMSQQMLQQYGGAALGVALSGTSSTVQTVANSVYGLSAEYGVMLPYSRKQELEADKLGLIFMAMAGYNPQEAEGFWTRMSNKSGGASVAEFQSTHPSDETRIKKIREALPEAMKYYKGSTGNSTKTQSAKTSDQWKF; encoded by the coding sequence ATGATGAAAAATATATTTCTGTATAGTATTGCGATACTATTCCTTGCATTATCAAGTTGTAGCAGTGTTCCATTAACCGGAAGAAAGCAAGTTCTATTAGTATCTGATCAAGAGGTATTAACACTTAGTTTGCAAGAATATGGTGAGTTTATGAAAACTGCACCGAAATCTACAGATAAAGCAAATACTGCACTCGTTAATAAAGTAGGAAGAAACATAGCTAACGCTGTAGAGACTTATCTCAAGGCAAACGGAATGGAAAGCATGCTCTCTGAATATGCCTGGGAATTTAATCTGGTAAAAAGTCCCGAAGTTAATGCTTTTTGTATGCCGGGTGGTAAGATTGTAGTATATGAAGGAATTTTACCGATTACTAAAGACGAAACAGGATTAGCCGTAGTACTAGGACATGAGGTTGCACATGCTGTTGCAAAGCATGCAAATGAACGTATGAGCCAGCAAATGCTTCAACAATATGGTGGGGCTGCTTTAGGCGTTGCTTTGAGTGGAACATCGAGTACTGTACAAACAGTTGCAAATTCGGTTTATGGGCTTAGTGCGGAATATGGAGTTATGTTGCCTTATTCGCGTAAACAAGAGTTAGAAGCAGATAAATTGGGTTTAATCTTTATGGCAATGGCAGGATATAATCCACAAGAGGCAGAAGGATTCTGGACTAGAATGTCTAATAAATCAGGAGGAGCAAGTGTCGCCGAATTTCAAAGTACTCACCCTTCTGACGAAACCCGTATAAAGAAAATACGCGAAGCACTTCCTGAAGCAATGAAATATTACAAAGGATCGACAGGAAATTCAACTAAAACTCAGTCTGCAAAAACTTCCGATCAATGGAAGTTCTAA
- a CDS encoding carbonic anhydrase, whose protein sequence is MIEDNLYSDIFEANKRWVEDKLKDDPEFFHHLAEEQHPDFLYIGCSDSRVHANEIMGLRPGQVFVHRNIANMVINTDLNVLSVINYGVQNLNVKYIIVCGHYNCGGIKAAMDFKDSGLISPWLRSIRDVYRLHEKELSLIKDPEERYRRFVEINIYEQCINVIKIREVRESFKNTGYPRVVGWVYDLNEGILRDLEIDLNKEFDRIHNLFRLG, encoded by the coding sequence ATGATAGAAGATAATTTATATAGCGATATATTTGAAGCCAACAAACGTTGGGTGGAAGATAAACTAAAAGATGATCCGGAATTTTTCCACCATCTGGCAGAGGAACAACATCCTGATTTTTTATACATCGGATGCTCCGACAGCAGAGTGCATGCCAATGAAATTATGGGATTGAGACCCGGGCAAGTTTTTGTTCATCGAAATATAGCCAATATGGTTATAAACACTGATCTGAATGTATTATCTGTGATAAATTATGGTGTACAAAACCTGAATGTTAAGTATATTATAGTTTGTGGACATTACAATTGTGGAGGAATAAAAGCTGCCATGGATTTTAAAGACTCCGGTTTGATAAGCCCTTGGTTAAGAAGTATCCGTGATGTATATAGGCTACACGAAAAAGAGCTTAGCTTAATAAAAGATCCTGAAGAAAGATATCGCCGATTTGTTGAAATAAACATTTATGAACAATGCATCAATGTTATTAAAATCAGAGAGGTTAGAGAATCATTTAAGAATACAGGTTATCCACGTGTTGTAGGATGGGTATATGACCTTAATGAGGGTATTTTAAGAGACTTGGAAATTGACTTAAATAAAGAATTTGATCGAATACACAATTTATTTCGCCTCGGTTAA